In one window of Microtus pennsylvanicus isolate mMicPen1 chromosome 2, mMicPen1.hap1, whole genome shotgun sequence DNA:
- the Mgme1 gene encoding mitochondrial genome maintenance exonuclease 1 isoform X2: MKPLLTICRLLRHFNRFSVKPSPLVSFSTSPYLCRQKKKNPYETVDQGKYSRLVRSVLSKGPAQTPESLFKEDDVLFGPVCKHKAPEQPARVPETWFPIFNEERSGKPHPRASGPLKIPLQRHETPSVTRVLQQTMTPEQSFFLERWKQRMILELGEDGFAEYTSNTFLQGRQFHEALESILSPQENLEGREELLQSGYIKSVQHILKEISGVQALESAVQHEALKYVGMLDCVAEYQGKLCLIDWKTSEKPKPFIHNTYDNPLQVVAYMGAVNHDAHYSFQVQCGLIVVAYKDGSPAHPHFMDEELCSKYWAKWLLRLEEYTQKQKNHSILKPD; encoded by the exons ATGAAGCCACTTCTGACCATCTGCAGGCTGCTTAGACATTTCAACAGATTTTCTGTAAAACCAAGCCCTCTTGTGAGTTTCTCCACTTCCCCTTATTTGTGCcgccagaagaaaaaaaacccgtATGAAACAGTAGACCAAGGAAAGTACTCTCGTTTAGTGCGGTCTGTCTTGTCCAAAGGCCCGGCCCAGACCCCAGAGTCATTGTTCAAGGAAGACGATGTTCTCTTCGGTCCTGTGTGTAAGCACAAGGCTCCAGAGCAGCCGGCGAGAGTTCCAGAGACCTGGTTTCCTATCTTCAATGAAGAGAGAAGTGGGAAACCACATCCCAGGGCTTCGGGTCCCTTGAAGATCCCTTTGCAAAGACACGAGACACCCAGTGTGACGCGCGTCCTTCAGCAGACCATGACACCAGAACAGAGCTTCTTTCTGGAGAGGTGGAAACAGCGGATGATTCTGGAGCTGGGAGAAGACGGATTCGCAGAATATACTTCAA atACCTTTTTACAAGGCAGACAGTTCCATGAAGCCTTGGAAAGCATACTTTCCCCCCAGGAGAActtagaagggagagaagaactCCTCCAGTCTGGCTATATCAAAAGCGTccagcatattttaaaagaaatcagtgGTGTGCAAGCCCTGGAAAGCGCTGTTCAGCACGAGGCCCTGAAGTATGTAGGGATGCTGGACTGTGTGGCTGAGTACCA AGGCAAGCTATGTCTGATTGATTGGAAGACATCAGAGAAACCAAAGCCTTTTATTCACAATACGTATGACAACCCACTACAGGTCGTGGCGTACATGGGTGCTGTAAACCATGATGCCCACTACAGCTTTCAG gttcagtgtggcttAATTGTGGTGGCCTATAAAGACGGGTCCCCTGCCCACCCTCATTTCATGGATGAAGAGCTCTGTTCCAAGTATTGGGCCAAGTGGCTTCTTCGACTAGAAgaatatacacaaaaacaaaagaatcacaGTATTCTGAAGCCGGACTAG
- the Mgme1 gene encoding mitochondrial genome maintenance exonuclease 1 isoform X3, with the protein MKPLLTICRLLRHFNRFSVKPSPLVSFSTSPYLCRQKKKNPYETVDQGKYSRLVRSVLSKGPAQTPESLFKEDDVLFGPVCKHKAPEQPARVPETWFPIFNEERSGKPHPRASGPLKIPLQRHETPSVTRVLQQTMTPEQSFFLERWKQRMILELGEDGFAEYTSNTFLQGRQFHEALESILSPQENLEGREELLQSGYIKSVQHILKEISGVQALESAVQHEALKYVGMLDCVAEYQFSVA; encoded by the exons ATGAAGCCACTTCTGACCATCTGCAGGCTGCTTAGACATTTCAACAGATTTTCTGTAAAACCAAGCCCTCTTGTGAGTTTCTCCACTTCCCCTTATTTGTGCcgccagaagaaaaaaaacccgtATGAAACAGTAGACCAAGGAAAGTACTCTCGTTTAGTGCGGTCTGTCTTGTCCAAAGGCCCGGCCCAGACCCCAGAGTCATTGTTCAAGGAAGACGATGTTCTCTTCGGTCCTGTGTGTAAGCACAAGGCTCCAGAGCAGCCGGCGAGAGTTCCAGAGACCTGGTTTCCTATCTTCAATGAAGAGAGAAGTGGGAAACCACATCCCAGGGCTTCGGGTCCCTTGAAGATCCCTTTGCAAAGACACGAGACACCCAGTGTGACGCGCGTCCTTCAGCAGACCATGACACCAGAACAGAGCTTCTTTCTGGAGAGGTGGAAACAGCGGATGATTCTGGAGCTGGGAGAAGACGGATTCGCAGAATATACTTCAA atACCTTTTTACAAGGCAGACAGTTCCATGAAGCCTTGGAAAGCATACTTTCCCCCCAGGAGAActtagaagggagagaagaactCCTCCAGTCTGGCTATATCAAAAGCGTccagcatattttaaaagaaatcagtgGTGTGCAAGCCCTGGAAAGCGCTGTTCAGCACGAGGCCCTGAAGTATGTAGGGATGCTGGACTGTGTGGCTGAGTACCA gttcagtgtggcttAA
- the Mgme1 gene encoding mitochondrial genome maintenance exonuclease 1 isoform X1, with protein sequence MKPLLTICRLLRHFNRFSVKPSPLVSFSTSPYLCRQKKKNPYETVDQGKYSRLVRSVLSKGPAQTPESLFKEDDVLFGPVCKHKAPEQPARVPETWFPIFNEERSGKPHPRASGPLKIPLQRHETPSVTRVLQQTMTPEQSFFLERWKQRMILELGEDGFAEYTSNTFLQGRQFHEALESILSPQENLEGREELLQSGYIKSVQHILKEISGVQALESAVQHEALKYVGMLDCVAEYHDLLARNISSLPGFQTVVETIRILNPLRFLSRGCYCFPPVTRFQGWLFSTDTPFQIKHVSNNRMWGKSVESVCVTFEPLNNSGCPRTCFVDQAGLELKEIHLPLPPKCWD encoded by the exons ATGAAGCCACTTCTGACCATCTGCAGGCTGCTTAGACATTTCAACAGATTTTCTGTAAAACCAAGCCCTCTTGTGAGTTTCTCCACTTCCCCTTATTTGTGCcgccagaagaaaaaaaacccgtATGAAACAGTAGACCAAGGAAAGTACTCTCGTTTAGTGCGGTCTGTCTTGTCCAAAGGCCCGGCCCAGACCCCAGAGTCATTGTTCAAGGAAGACGATGTTCTCTTCGGTCCTGTGTGTAAGCACAAGGCTCCAGAGCAGCCGGCGAGAGTTCCAGAGACCTGGTTTCCTATCTTCAATGAAGAGAGAAGTGGGAAACCACATCCCAGGGCTTCGGGTCCCTTGAAGATCCCTTTGCAAAGACACGAGACACCCAGTGTGACGCGCGTCCTTCAGCAGACCATGACACCAGAACAGAGCTTCTTTCTGGAGAGGTGGAAACAGCGGATGATTCTGGAGCTGGGAGAAGACGGATTCGCAGAATATACTTCAA atACCTTTTTACAAGGCAGACAGTTCCATGAAGCCTTGGAAAGCATACTTTCCCCCCAGGAGAActtagaagggagagaagaactCCTCCAGTCTGGCTATATCAAAAGCGTccagcatattttaaaagaaatcagtgGTGTGCAAGCCCTGGAAAGCGCTGTTCAGCACGAGGCCCTGAAGTATGTAGGGATGCTGGACTGTGTGGCTGAGTACCA TGATCTGTTGGCCCGGAACATCAGCTCTCTTCCTGGCTTCCAGACAGTGGTTGAGACGATAAGGATTCTGAACCCACTCCGGTTTCTAAGTCGTGGCTGTTACTGTTTTCCCCCAGTCACCCGATTCCAAGGCTGGCTATTTTCTACAGATACCCCATTCCAAATAAAGCATGTGAGCAATAACAGGATGTGGGGGAAGAGTGTagaatctgtgtgtgtgacatttgAACCTCTgaataactctggctgtcctagaacttgttttgtagatcaggctggcctcgaactcaaagagatccacctgcctctgcctcccaagtgctgggattaa